The window GATGTTTTCTATTTTGTCGTCAACGATGAGGATGCGCATAACGAGCAAATCGGTAATATTCATGACAGTAATCGATCCAGAGTCGAAAAAAATAAGCTGACATCAAGGGGTTTAGTTAAGTACGCATTGGCGCCTGCTGACATCATGTGCGTTATCGTTGAGGGTAATGCATCTGCGCTCAAGATTACTACGGGTATTTTCTCCATTGCGGGTGTTGCGCGAACAGATGCGAGCACCTGTTCTCCATCCATATCTGGTAAATGAAGATCGAGCAAGATCAGATCGGGTTGTTGTGATATCGCCAGTTCCAGCCCCCCAGAACCAGATGAGGCGCTGATGAGGGTGATGTTGCGACGGCGTGATAGCAGAATTTCGACCAGCGCCAGATTGGACGATTGATCTTCTATATATAGCACCGTACAGTTGCGTAGTAATCTGGGTTGAACTGGGATCGGTGTTAAGGCCGCCGGGTTGATGGCAATGTTGTCTGCGACCGGTAAATCGATCCAGAAAGTGCTGCCCTTTCCGGGACTACTGGTCATCTCAATGTCGCCGCCCATTGCCCGTACAATTTGGCGCGATACCGCCAAGCCAAGTCCGGTACCTTCACTTGAACGATGTTCCGCGCCGAGACGGTCAAATGGCGTGAATAAACGTTCTTGTAATTCTGCGGGAATACCTTTGCCCGTGTCGCTGACTTGTATCCGTGCTCTGCGTCCTTGGACCAGGACGTGCAGGCTGGCACTGCCATTGGGTTCGTTATACTTGACTGCATTTGACAGCAAGTTGAGCATCACTTGCAATAAACGTTTGCGGTCGGCCAGAACATGGATTTTTTTAGGCTGATCTGCTGGATTTATTGGATTTGCTGTGTCGATGTCTGGGTCGAGTTTGATGCTAATGTCGATACCGGTTTGATCGGCGATCGGTGTGATCAGCGCGACCGCTTCTCGCAGCAAGTTGTCCACCTCAACGGCTTGCAGGTCGATGTCAATTAGCCCCGTTTCAATACGGGCGATATCCAGCACTTCGTTAATAAGCGCGAGCAAGTGCCGGCCACCTTTCAGAATATGCGCCACGCTGTCACGCGCTGCTGGTTCTTGCAGATCACGTTCCAATAATTGAGCAAAGCCGAGAATTGCATTCAATGGCGTGCGTAATTCATGACTGGTACGCGACAGAAACTCCGTTTTTGCGTGGTTAGCCTGCTCCGCTTCACGATAGGCTTTTTCTGCCTCGGCACTGCGTGTGGCCAGCAAAATACTCGCATGATCCAGCCTGCTGGCTAGTTGTCCAAGCTCATCTGTGGCAGGTTCTGCCGGCACCAGCGACGCACCACGCGCCAGCCGCTCGGCGTTGTCGGCCAGACGATGCACCCGGCGTACGATACCGGTTGAAAATAACAGCACCGCTAGCAGTGCACCTAACGCTCCGGCGATACCTGCAATGGCAGTGGCAATCATCGCACGCTGATTAACTTGCTCTGCGTATTCTTCACGTTGTTGTAGCAATAGCTCCTCGCGCGTACGCATGGTGTCGATGCTGCGGCGTAGTTCGTCCAGCACCATTTTGTTTGATACGAGGATAGGAATCAAAGTGGAGGAGGGGGTGTTGCTGCCCAGCTCAACCAGATGATGGAGTCCCTCACTTTTTTTTGCCGCAAGTGCTGCGACACGTTCAAGCAAAATGACTTGCTGCGGATCACGGATCTGTAGTCGCAGGCGTTGCAGTGGTTTTGGTAGATCCGTTTCTGCGATCCGATACGGTTCCAAAAAATTGGTCTGGCCCGTCAACAAATAACCCCGCACACCAGTCGCCGCCTCGGCCAGCAACGTATGCACCTCCTGGATATCATGCTGAATTTGCAGGGTGCGTTGTATACCTTGTTGCGCTTGCCTGCTTTCAAGACTCATGACATAACCGGATATCAGCGCCGCCAGCAGCACCAGTACCGGTACCGCAATTACCACTAAACCTTTTAATCTTAGCGGTTGATTTGACCACCACTGTGACATCTTGATTTGTATGCTGTGTTTCATGTCGCTCCCGAATTGCCAAAGCCAAGTTCTACTGCACGTGCTGCCACTTGGGTACGGTCGTTGAGTCCTAATTTATGAATAATTCTCTCGACATGTACCTTGACCGTACCAGTCGCAATCCCCAGCCGTAAGCCGATGTCGGCATTTGTCAGTCCGTGAGGCAGCAGCACCAGCACTTCACGTTCTCGCGGGGTGAGTTGCTGGGATAAGGCTTTACTCTGCTTGCTACTAGCTTGCAAATTACTTGCTGGTAGAGATAGTGCCGACGATAATGCCAGCGCCAGCATACTGGCCAGCGTAGAGAGTGCTTGTAAGTCAGCCTCAACCGGAACGGGTATGGGTTTGCGATTAACTAATTGCAGAATACCAACCGGGTTGCCCGCAGCACGTAGCGGCAGTAAAAGTTCCAGACTCGCCATCGCACCGGCGGGTAATAGCATACGGCTCACACTGTTTTGTCGTACCATCAGGTTTGCGTCGGGCTTTAATGTGGCGGCAAGTGTACCTTGTGCTGAAAAACGCAATCCACTCGGCAGTACGTCGCCGCGAGACGCTTCAATCCGCAGCGCACCATTGTCTGCCACCATGACCGTGCCGGATTCAAACGCACAAAACTCCAGCGCATAGCCCAAAATAGCCGGAATAGCTGCACTGTTTGCTGACGTTGTTAGCGCCTGTCCGGCGTCATATAACAACCTCAGACGGGCGGTATTGGCTTTCTGATCACGGTAATGACTGCGCAAGGCGTGTGCTGAAGGGTGGGGAGTGGTAGGCATACGTAATAGTATATGCCGAACAGCATACCTTTGCCTATGTCAGTGAGCGGATGTGGCGATTCTATTGCCAAGTCATAGTGCGTCATCGCAATCACAAGCTGCGACACACTTTTAATGACTTTTTGGAGATGTATATGAAATCCCTTTTACTCGCTATTTCACTGTTAGTTGGCTCATCTGCGTTTGCAAAAGACCTACCAAGAGTCTACGGTAACGAGGTAGTCGCGCCTGCCAATGCGGCAGAGCAAGAAATTTCCAAGTTATTTGATCGCTGGAACGCAGCACTCGGTACCGGCAAGCCTGCAGAGGTCGTCAAGCTTTACCACCCGAAGGCTATGTTGCAACCGACCGTGTCAAACCAGGTGCGTACTACGCCCGCTGAGATTACTGATTATTTCGAGCATTTTTTGGTGCTTAAGCCAACGGGCGTCATCAACTATCGCCAGATTCGTTTGTTAGATGCAGACTCCGCAATCGATAGCGGCGTCTACACCTTTGATCTGACCAAAGATGGCAAGCACTCCAAAGTACAGGCGCGTTATACCTACGTGTATAAAAAAGTAGGAAATGACTGGCTGATCTTAAATCATCATTCATCCGCTATGCCAGAACAGGTTTCGATAAACTAATCGAAACTAATCAATCAGTTGATGATGCTGATCCGAAAAATCTGGGTTGAACATAACAGGCGTATCAAGGATTACTTCTTCATGCGTCTGTTTTTTTTAGATGGTTGTAGATGATATGCGGATGATCATGAGCAAACGAGGCGTGCTAACGATGTGATGAAGTCGCAGAAGTATAGCTAGATTCCGCATACTTTAATGGTAGCAAAATGTAATATCTGTACTAACGATCTTTTGACCTAAAAACAGAATTTCATCTTTGTCAGCAGTGCGGCTGCCCCGGTATTGATATTGAAGTAAATATATATACTCATAGTTAGTATATTTTAGTCGTCCT of the Undibacterium sp. 5I1 genome contains:
- a CDS encoding response regulator transcription factor, yielding MPTTPHPSAHALRSHYRDQKANTARLRLLYDAGQALTTSANSAAIPAILGYALEFCAFESGTVMVADNGALRIEASRGDVLPSGLRFSAQGTLAATLKPDANLMVRQNSVSRMLLPAGAMASLELLLPLRAAGNPVGILQLVNRKPIPVPVEADLQALSTLASMLALALSSALSLPASNLQASSKQSKALSQQLTPREREVLVLLPHGLTNADIGLRLGIATGTVKVHVERIIHKLGLNDRTQVAARAVELGFGNSGAT
- a CDS encoding SgcJ/EcaC family oxidoreductase, which translates into the protein MKSLLLAISLLVGSSAFAKDLPRVYGNEVVAPANAAEQEISKLFDRWNAALGTGKPAEVVKLYHPKAMLQPTVSNQVRTTPAEITDYFEHFLVLKPTGVINYRQIRLLDADSAIDSGVYTFDLTKDGKHSKVQARYTYVYKKVGNDWLILNHHSSAMPEQVSIN
- a CDS encoding ATP-binding protein — encoded protein: MKHSIQIKMSQWWSNQPLRLKGLVVIAVPVLVLLAALISGYVMSLESRQAQQGIQRTLQIQHDIQEVHTLLAEAATGVRGYLLTGQTNFLEPYRIAETDLPKPLQRLRLQIRDPQQVILLERVAALAAKKSEGLHHLVELGSNTPSSTLIPILVSNKMVLDELRRSIDTMRTREELLLQQREEYAEQVNQRAMIATAIAGIAGALGALLAVLLFSTGIVRRVHRLADNAERLARGASLVPAEPATDELGQLASRLDHASILLATRSAEAEKAYREAEQANHAKTEFLSRTSHELRTPLNAILGFAQLLERDLQEPAARDSVAHILKGGRHLLALINEVLDIARIETGLIDIDLQAVEVDNLLREAVALITPIADQTGIDISIKLDPDIDTANPINPADQPKKIHVLADRKRLLQVMLNLLSNAVKYNEPNGSASLHVLVQGRRARIQVSDTGKGIPAELQERLFTPFDRLGAEHRSSEGTGLGLAVSRQIVRAMGGDIEMTSSPGKGSTFWIDLPVADNIAINPAALTPIPVQPRLLRNCTVLYIEDQSSNLALVEILLSRRRNITLISASSGSGGLELAISQQPDLILLDLHLPDMDGEQVLASVRATPAMEKIPVVILSADALPSTITHMMSAGANAYLTKPLDVSLFFSTLDRLLS